The Papaver somniferum cultivar HN1 chromosome 6, ASM357369v1, whole genome shotgun sequence genome segment AGTGACACAAGTGAAAATGTCAATAAATGATAAACAACCGATTGGCGACGCAGCACCCCATAAGATAGATATTTGAAAAAATAAAGGTTTTCAAGCGAATTACATCCCAAAGTGAAGGGAACACTAGTGGCGCATCACTACAAAATATATGGCTATTCTTTGGGCGGAATCGACCCCGAGCTTGCCTTCTTAGCAGCAGCATCGACCCGCTTCTTCTCAATAACTGCCTTAACACCTTCCTTGACCTTTGTAACAAGCTCGGTTTTAAACTTATCTTTCTCGGCAGCAAGTTGAAGAGTCAGTTGAGTCGACGCCGCTTCAGCACTAGCCACTTGTCCGAGCAACTGGGTCTCCCTCGCCTTCAATCGAGCAGTCTCTTCCTCCAAATACTTCACCTTTCCTTGCTCAACTAAGATATAAAGAGGCGATTAATGACAAGGAAACAACACCATGACATCGAAATAAGCatgagaacaatacaacataagCAAAAAAACACCTTCAAGCAAGGGTAAAACTACTTTAACGGTTTCCTCGGATTTAAGTAAGCTACACTCAAGGGCCAAAACCTTCGAAGTTAACTCATTATAGCGCTTCTTATTGAATTCATTGGTGGGGAAATATTTATTATGGTCGCTCCAACTAGATTTTTGTCGATCATGTGCCAACTTCAGACCCGATAACTGAGCTTGAACCTACTCCAACTCTTGGGATACCTGATCAAATCGGCGAAGCCTCTCTCTTAACTCTTGATTAGACCCCTCAGCaatgtttttttccttcaaaatccGCTCGCGATCAGCATACAATTCTCTAATTTGAAGTGCCAACTTATTACACTGACTCTCTAGTTATCGGCTAACAACGTTTTTGTCAGCAGCAATTCCTTGAACCTGAGAGAAGCTCGCCCGAAGATTGTCCATCTCATCGGGCACATACTCAAATTTGTGGTATCGAAGTAGTTCGTCTCGAAGCTTCTCGAACTCGTCCTCTTGACAATCTATCTTATCATCCTTATTGACAATTCTTTGGCGGAGGTTATCAACATGGTTCAACTCAATGTCTAACTTTCTCTTTAACAGACGATATTCCGAAGCAGCATCGACATCTATAGTAGACATCTCGGCTAGGAAGATAATACTAAACTCAGGATATTGGCACTACAGAATCAATCATATATACTTAGGTTATGAGTAAATACCTTGGGTCTTGGCCAGCTTCCTCTCCAATCCTCGGGTTCGTTCTTGCTCTTGATGCAATTGGACACGAGGACCTTCCAGTTCCGCTAACCCCCTTCTCCGCAGCAGCCTCCAACAGCTTTCTATTTGCAGCCTGAGGATATTACGTTCCACGATATCAACACTTATCCCACATAACAAGTAGGCAGCTAGGAAAGATAACTCACCATATGGCTGAAGGTGTCCTTCAAACCGGCAGAATACAGGGACACGACATTGATCATTTCCTCGTCGGTTAGGGATCCAAAGTCGGGAGAAGTAAGATCCCCCAGGGAATTACACACTGGGCCTGAAAAGGTGAAGAAGGTGTTTGCACCCAATCTCGGGGAAGGGGATACATGAGGCAGATTTTCTAGTGACCCACCCCCGTGAACATCATTCTTTCCATCAGCAGGCTCCTCCACCTGCTTCGTCTCTTCTTCTTCGACCAAGCCACTGGCATCACCTTCCTCCCCAaaaatatcctcgtcatcatcatCAGACATCACAAAAATAACATCATCAGCAATGATAACGCCTTTGTTGGCCGAAGATACAGCAGGTTGTTGGGGCATGTCCTTCCTCGGGGCAGAGCCATCACTCTTAGACTATTTACCCTTTCCAACAGGCTTACCACCTACAATGGTAGATGAAATATCAGAATATTTCTAAGGCGACTTCCTCAGGAAATGAGATAAAAGAAGCCGATCATCGGGATCTCACCACCAGTCGCCAAAGCGCTCCCAACATCTCTGTTATCATCTTTCGACTTCTGCACATGAGTCTTCGTCAGATCCATTCAAGGAaacaaataggggcaagtacatgtactgtGGATAGAGTAGTATATTTGTTATCTTCCCTGTCTCCTCCTTGACTCCTGTGCTAGGACCTCTATCCCTCTTTCGAAGGTTGGGAGCCTTAGGCTGGTTACTCTGGGACTTGGGATGCAAAATACAAACAAGTTAAAACACTATCTTACTGGTCACCCGGGCCGACCaactagaaaaatgaaaaaacctACCCGATCAACATTAACCACCCAGAATGGATAGGGCTCGGCCGGAGGTGGAAATATGCCACTTAAAAGAGGACCGTGAATAGCGAGAGGGACTCGATCCCAGGCAACATCACTAGTATGACGAGCGTGCTTGTTAGAAGTCAACCCTCCCTCAGGATCCTCGTCCAACAACAGCTTCTTAACACCCTCATGAAGAGTCTTATGGCGATGAGGACTAGAAACAAAACCAGCAAGGTCACCATTAGTAGAAGTTCCACTTCGATAATCGGCAATAAAGCTGGCAGGGGTATAGTCGCCCGCCTGATAAGGATCATAGGTCGACCAAGCAGTATCGGTGCACTCGCCTCGCCTTCACCTTTCCCATTCAGCCATGATGTGAAAAGTATTACCATTCTATTGAGATAAAGCACGGGAAGGGAGAATATGGGAAGATTTTCGTACATAAAGGGGCGTCTAGGATCATATAAAGGAAAACGTAGCCCGAGCTCCAATTTATCCTTGGTAATAACGGTCGCCTCGGACGAGTGAGGAAATTTCATAACTTCCTCCTTCTTCAGAACAACTTTCTGGCCCGACAATAGCCGGATATCATAAACATGAAGATCAAAATCATCCTTCAATTGTTTATTGAACTGTTCGTTTGTCAGATATTTATCAACTCTCTTGTCATTCCTACATGAAAATGAAGGAGAACCATCAGAAAAGATAGAGTTAAGAGCACGATGATCATGATGCGAAAGGCCATCAACAATAAATAAGGAATCAAGaggaacaccatcatcatcagaaaAAGTATAACTCACGCACCTCTTCTCAGTCATGGAAGGAGTCGAAGAAGCCATTGAAGAACTGAAAAAGAGACCTGGAATAGAGTGTATAAAAGAAAGCAACAAATGGCGATAATCACACAACAGCAACAAGAGACAAGCAATGATATGATCAAAGGATGAGGAGGGTtcgtgaaaagaaaaataaaagacaagGGAAGGCAGAAGGTTATTCGAGCAGCAGTTGAAGGAAAAAACCAAGGAAAGAGAATGTTATTTTCTGAAAGAAGTAAATGAGAGATCAAGGGTTTATCCGTCGAACTTATATTCCCAACAACTGCAACCGGAGAAAGAGGTAACGGGTCATAAAGGCGGAAGTAATGGGGATCTGCATGGCATAAAACACGGCATGCCAGGGACATGGGAGGCGAAGCGGTTTCTTCCCCTCATGTAGAATACACGAGtaaaagaaggggcataaatatAGATGTGAATAATCCACAGATCCATGTGGAGCAATCTTGGGCAACATTGCGTCAATAACaggtgaagtatgaagtatcgaATCATTCTATCCAAGCTAGGAGCGAGAAAAGAGACACCAAAAGAGCCCGTGAAGCCAAATACATGTAAAGGTAAATATCGGATGTGATGGAACAAATGCCTGTTGAGTACGAGAGTAATAAATGCTCTGACAAGACAGTTGAGAGGATAAGAAGGATCATTTCAAAGTAAGACTCGGGACTGAAAGTATCACGGACGGCATCGGCCACACTCACTAAGCAATCAGCATCGGGTAGAAGGACGTCGGGACAAGATACCACTAGGCTCGGCCCAACATCTCGAGAAAAACATCATCCATCGCCCGAGAAGGATATCAAGGAAGATGTACCACGACTCACACCGTAACTTGAATGTAtcatcatgtgtaactataaatagagagctttgTAGAGAGCTAGAGGGGAGAGCAATTCAGTGAGAAAGGAGAAATAACTAAGAGCATTGTGGTGAGAGTAGAGAGTAGAGAGTATACTAGTGAGATACACTCCTTGTAACTTTGAATCAAGCAATAAGATCATCCCTttacccccgtggatgtaggtaatcatatcgaaccacgtatatctgtGTTCTTGAGCATCTCTTGTTTGTTGGCTTCAATATGTgtgtgtttatgattctttggatGTAGAAtaggattttccacatctacaaCTTCTAAGGCATCCTTTGAGTATAAAATCttaaatattaggaaaaataaagttttatctccaaacccataaatttttttattacttttttaCTAAATTGTAGGCATATAATTGGTTAAAATCATTTCATTTTTACTTTCAATGATTTTATAATAaaaagtgtgactaggatgggaagacatcctctaagaGCTTATCaaatggaatgtatgtgaagataaatgttTAAATCCACGTAGGATAGACatttatttttcctaaaattatTCTCCAACCTcaacttcttaaatcaatgtgaGGATGACATGGCTTAATTGTTATTAGACATTGTCGAGGTGaatgtctagttttagacattcaccttgacagtGTCAAGCTATCTTAGTAAGCTTTTgcttaaataaaattaattccAATATATTAAATAACTATTTTTAGCTCTAATAAAACCTTAAAATTACTATAAATAAAATTTACATCTAATCTAATTTTTTCACCTTAATTCAAGGAAAAATCGAAATGAGAATGTCTTATTTGTGTTGCCACCTAGGAAATATATGCatcaaccattggagaagctctaagtgAATGtccaaaactagaggttcacctagaggatgtctaactttttttttttgctacatcatcttcacatcaatgggttggagatgattttttataaatatggttGTGGATCCTACGTGGATTTAGACTTTTTTCTTCACACACATTTCATTGGAGAGACTCTAAAATGAGTCAGAAGCATGCATAGCCTTCAGACGTGTCCAAAATCAACCTTGAGTCAATTAGACAGACgatccaaaaaacaaaaaaagaaaagaaaactaactGATATTGGGCCTAAATTGCTTGCTTATGTAGCTTGTAAGCATATAAGGATTTAACACTAAGGAGTGAAACCACTTCGGCTTCGAGCCATCGACATAGTAGAGATAAATCAAGTAATCAATAATAGATGCTAGATATGAGCCGTAAAGCTTAGATTTttatgaaacctattttgaggcatactgagtTTCTTTcaggcatactaaataatgccaaaatattgttactaaataaaaaacaacatcacctttTATCCATTCTTTTTGGTAATGACTTaattacccttatataattagtgttaatgattatgattagatttgattagctaggagttttaatgattgattaaaaattaaatttttagtggtgaattagtagatacatcaaatttatgtgagagagttgggatttttgagaggaagaagaagaagaagtgaaaaaaaaacttgggttttcaattttgagattttagtgattaaaaatgaccaaaacgtgtgattcaaatcagaggtagacttctatacgaggtttaatttctttttataagttgaatctgtcaaaaaattgaattttgaaaatccagatctactgaccagatgaacagttcggctgataacttttcagccgaacctccgtTTTCTGAAagtatacctaggttcggctgacaagttatcagccgaacctacatatattttcaaaaaactgaggttcggctggaaagttatcagccgaacttcactctgtaactgaatCATACACTAGGTTTGGCTgaaaaaattgaggttcggctgaaaaaattgaaaagtcgtattagccgaacatagtattTCTCtaatcatacactaggttcggctcaaaattgatactccaagatcagccgaactgatcttatgAAAACCTTaaattcatctttgaaatcatattctatcgatcaaacaaaataaaatcaatcaaaaacaagatgggtttgttacacatgcattctaaaatacatctaagagcaattgagatttggatttcgcgctccaacatcgctcacttcgattggtgtttgctttgcttgatcaatttcttgattgaattggagttcatgatgtttaagtttaaagtttattttgatttttgattttaggtttttgaggataaggacaCTCTACTAATTTAATTGTTTAAGGATATGTAGGTAATTACACTATATTtaaacaccccttataaacccatcccagatggtataatgaatgagtatgcctcaaaaaaattgagtatgcctcaaaacaggtttctttttTATGATACCTCACAATTGGATATTCGATGACAGGGCCGGTCCTGTATTTTCTGTGGCCTAATgcgattctttttcttttcttttttttggcccCTTGTTAACATTGAGAGGGATTTGGTGACTCCAACCGTGTGAAAGAAAAGAAATTAGCTACTAAAACACTGCCAGGTGACTAGAACAGCTTCTTGACCATATTAAGGACCTATTTAAAGTATGTTCTGCTAATAATGGCCATATTAAGGACCTATTTAAAATATGTTCTGGTAATAATGGAAACTATCGAAATCCAACGCAGGTGGAAATCAACCAACTCTATCAAAGGTTAGCAAGAGGACGAGCACATTAACGTATCAAGTGAAGTGACAAGACCTTAAGCGCTAGCATTGAATTCTCACCAGCAAATAAGTAAAACCTTTCTTGAGAACTTCAAGAGAGATGCATGAATTGAATTACATGTGAATGTGAAGCTTTCTGTAATTATATCAGCAAACTTACATTGTTCCTTGGATCCAATAAAGTTATACATTACATATGATCAATCTATCTGCAACGGATAAGATGTTTGAGATGCTCAAACTAAAAAAGtacaacaataaataaataaatgtggCCCCTTAATCCTGTGGCCTCAAGCAAGGCTTTGCTTGCTTTATGGTTTGAGAAAAAAATACTATCCTGTCAACCTGAACTATACATGCAAGTATGTGACAAAAGAATTTGGATACATGACTTCAAATTTTATCTGGGCTAAATTTACAGAGTTTAATCTTCATCGCCATCCATAAGCCAATGTTAATGACATATAACAGAAAGCTCACACAAAATGTGACACCACCAAGAACAACAATAATCCGTACCCATAAAAAGGAAATGATCGCTCTTAGCACGAACCCATACCAAGACTGAAACCACAGAATCGAGCAAATGGTCCCTAAGATAGCACCCACCACAACCTGACTGATGGTGTGATGTCGTTGTGATATACGTAACCAAGACTGGATAAACAAAACATACAACACGGCATTAGATTGCTATAACTAAGCGATATTTTCTCTCTTAGTTTCGATGGTAAcctcaaattaaaaataaaaatatggaaTCTATGCTTACAAGATATGCGCTGAAAGCCAAGCCGAGCACCCCGATGGTCACTGTAACTCCATTCAACCCTAGAGATTAATCACTGCCACAGAAATAATAATCACAATAGGACACCTTTGACAAGAAAAGTAGCAGACAACAGAATGAAGTAATATGATGTAACAGAATATAAAACTTCATTATAATATAGCCATCCAATTTCAGGTAAATAAACTCATAAAGATAGATATATCGTAGATAAGATGAACAGGTTCAGAGAACTTTCTAGTAGTTGATGATATTAACACGCTATTTCTCATAGTCGTGTCCACAAAATATCAAGCGTAAGTTTCATAAGACTTAATACAAAATCAATAACTCACATGATAGGATAGCAAAGACAGAAGCGAAGAAGATGGACTGAGCATGTGAAGATGGCATGCCTGGACCAGATCCTAAGCTAGCAACAGGTCGCTCTTGGTTGAGTATTCGTTTTAACGTAATTGAAAGCCATGCATTTGCCACTGCTCCCGTTGCAGCCCACATGGTCACAGCATCGTGCCTCCAAATCACAATAATTCCAAAAACTGTAGCCACAAGCCACTTGCTCTGAGACTCAAACAAAACAGTTGTGAATTGCCTGACTTGAGAAATGCTATATTGAAAATCAAGAAATGAATCAACCTGTCACAGACGAGTTGTTTTTAACAAAATCATTTGAACATATACATTTTAAAATCCCCCGCATTCTTCTTAACATCCTATCAGTTTTAACAATGATCGAACAACTATGCAACATGGTTTTCTCAGTTAGTTGTTCCAATTTCGTAAAAggtaaagttcaaaaagaaaacagGTGATTCAATATTGTGTTTAGAAATGAGTGAAATAGCAATCTCAGTATAGCAAGTTTTCATAGAACAAAAATGGTAACCTAAGTTCTAATTTCATACTAGACATGTTAAAATTATAATCCCGGCATACGAAATTGTCCCTATAAGACACAATGGCAAAACAAATGTCTTGGTTAGCTTTAGGGAATGTATAAATTGCCAAGTGAGGAACTTATGAATTGTTCTTCATCTACCTGCAGAATCAGTCACCTATTGTACAAGCGGGTAAAATGACGCACAGAAACCAGCATTTCCAAATCCCCATTTACTTGTCTAAAACTCAAACCCAGAAACAGAACAAGAATGATATCGAAACAGTAGGAATTCAAAATCTACCCAAGTTTGAACAACCAAAAGTAgcaaaagaaaccctaaattccaAATAACGAACTCAAAAACAAATTTAACATAAACACCAAACACATGAACATACAGGTGCTAACCAAACGATTGATAGTCGATTCAATTCCACTTGGCACAACAATTTCTCGAGGAATATCCGAAGACCCATTACCCAAAATAGCTTCATCTTCAGTAATCTCAAAACTTCCGTCACCACTACCTCTACTAAAAGCAGAAATTTTAGTCATCTCAGTCATCGTTTCTGAACCAACAACTCTGTTCTTCTCATCACCAAGTCTCTTTAGCATAAACCCAGTATTAGAAATTAGTCTAAGAGAGATTAATCTTGAAGGAGTTGTAGAAAATAATGGAGATAGTCTAAGCAAGGGTTTGTATGAAATTGAAGTTGCAAACATTTTTCTTCTTCAGTAAGTAGTAGGAATTGTAGTTTCCAGCGGAGAACATGTTTTTTgcgtttctcttttttttccttttttcttgctGGAACGATTTTGGTGGTTGAGgaaaaaaacagaacaaaaatcaGGATGGGAATTTTGCATTTGATGTCAAAGGAATCAAGATGATAACACACTTAATCTCAGTCGTTCAATATTTCTTGGAGGTCTTTGTGgacgttttgctttcttttgtcTTGTCTGTGGAGATTTGAGAATTAAGATGGCCTTTTAGATGAACctcactagtcctaacttggatgACCTTATAAGGGATATCCTATTGGGTGGTTCAATtatctatatgcccttaaatcctttaaattactactaatctatccctaaccctaatacaaaacttATAATCAACTACacttaaaatcagtttcattcaccttcttcttcttcctctccacagccgaactcattcacccttccctttcttttttttcatcgcggaaatttaatcgtcgattcgtgaaaatttagtcgacgattaaactcatctatataatgggtcgtcgtaagccagtatctcgttcaaatcgattgACTCAACAAcccattaaagaagaagaagatttagagagtgaagaacaaactcaaaatcaaccacaaaatcaaccggaagaagagattgaagaagaaccaactccggaaatgagaataagaaggttagttctacaaacccatctcgtatttgatgttttagattggtttggtcgatttaattcgtcaaaatcatgtttctgcggcggttacagggtatggttcggcgcaaaactaatcttatatgtgcgccgagctgttcttgaaactgaaccctgaaagtgcatatgaacggctcggtgtatatctgaaatccgttttgagccgaacttagtgacatagagacttatatttaggatcggcttattcgatggtgttagttttgtgccgaatatgttttgtgaatttcagaaattttgcatgtgcgtaggatcgtcttgtatggtagtattagttttgtgccgaataattgttgtttgaatttcagaatttttgcatgtgcttaggatcggattgtatggttgtattagttttgcgccgaataaaggtttcaatttataagtctagattcggcttattcgatagtattagggttgcgccgaatatcattgttaaaatttcataaattttacaagtgtataggatcggcttatttatatgatatcatgttgcgctgaatacatgtttgagttcataatcatagactcggcttattcgacggtatcggttgtgagccgaatatataggatcggcttgtaattgttttgtggtatgagccgatccactctctatgtaagctaataaaaatttcaagacatgattcggctcatatgtgttatttcgggtaagccgagccttcttattttcttacaagtttttggctttccaaatctatttgttgttcgaattagtatTATAACTTTCATatttgtgtcaggaccaatgcagctacaaagaggaagaagatggaggtaacaccttctacttctaaaactcccgatcctagaggaggaggtaagaaaaaattgggagtgggaggtagaggaggaattttagaagaagaagctgaacaagtaagaattgaaagacaagaagaaggaatagctgaagatgaagatgttgatgataatcaagaagttcatcaagaaacacaaccccaaggaaaacccaagaaagacaagaaaggtaagaaggtggcagaacccgagaaagagaaggacgatgatgatcgacggatcactggtttacacattcctgatgaaaatgacgtaattacacctcgatcagatggtttgcctcatggtcttccggaagatggaggaaatgtgttgattggttatgccgattcttgggcgaagaaaattatgagactcctgatcacaaccgtgcagtccgagtattgagacaccagagggcagcggaatggagtcttgatgaagaaCAATGaacgtggaagaacaaaaatacctcatcaacaagtgggatgcaatcatcaacaaaggacaaggacccgaggaacccgaacaaaggcctaccactaagaggtctcgacaagttggtgaaggtacaagccaaggtggtgctaccgtccaacccggtaatgatgcgtcggaagatgaataccaaggtggaagaagaggtggtcgtgcaactaagaagaggggtcgtggttaaatgcccttttatgtacacttttatggtacactttttcttaagttttaagtacacttttatggtgttgcaaacacctttgcttttaggtgctgaactttgtttttaatggtgctgggattgggttatggacaccttcaatttcatgttttaatgaatatcttaacagttatgcgccgaatttatagagttcggcttatcctctaatgttagttacgctccgaatcatttgtccttcaggttcggatTTTTCTATAATatgagttataagccgagccttaaaaatcattattggtgtaacCCAGTACTGGTGTTCCTCAAGCACGATCAGGTTGATGttcctcaatttcatgttttagtgatccttggtatcctcgtgaattatgtctactggatcaggttgattttccatgggtccaagcacgatctacaaagaatatcacaaggttaaacactagaaagggaatataataacaaggttcggcgcattcgataatcacattatgtgccgaactataaacatttaaaggtttcggcttatacgatatcctcaatatgtgccgaaccacgaacaatattttaacccaaaaattaacaaattcatgttcggctcagacgataatcatattatgtgccgaaccttgaacataagaagtttcggctgatacgatattctccatatgtgccgaaccagtaacaatatttcaacccataaattaaaaaattatgttcggcacatacgattttggatatgtaagccgaattagtaatgattctattccgggctattcaggatgttgttcggcttactatgaaactttcatataagccgaactagtgtctagcaaaagggttggaattggaaattataggttcggcgcatgcagtaaacagattcagtaagccgaaccgttcatcaattggtagattcggctcatagatgtgagccgaacctcaacctgtttcgccgaaccatgattcaaaaacctaacttttgataatt includes the following:
- the LOC113288677 gene encoding lipid phosphate phosphatase epsilon 2, chloroplastic-like; its protein translation is MFATSISYKPLLRLSPLFSTTPSRLISLRLISNTGFMLKRLGDEKNRVVGSETMTEMTKISAFSRGSGDGSFEITEDEAILGNGSSDIPREIVVPSGIESTINRLSKWLVATVFGIIVIWRHDAVTMWAATGAVANAWLSITLKRILNQERPVASLGSGPGMPSSHAQSIFFASVFAILSLINL